The proteins below are encoded in one region of Xenopus laevis strain J_2021 chromosome 8L, Xenopus_laevis_v10.1, whole genome shotgun sequence:
- the LOC108699599 gene encoding E3 ubiquitin-protein ligase TRIM39, whose protein sequence is MAAADLRAELTCSVCREIYTDPVTLLCGHNFCLICIERTWDWQKSIENKPSCPECRRTYRRKPELERNLRLRNIAEQFLSTDPQQDGTGNSGDSKCSSHNKILEYYCYKDGVCVCVSCCLVGKHRGHRVELLSEASEKKKEKLRKVLEKLRPEREETERGAQRLQERRREVAEKAAGETERVTALFRDIREQLEALEKRLLSDISRQKKFLSLTLTDLMEELEIKKDELSRKIRHIEELCNMADPLTVLQERESHGAADNEGGRERHDIKVPAVGDLDVDLISETLLTGLAAIVTGVKGRIYGQEATDLLLDINTAHNLVSVSGDRKSASYSRTDQCHPQSPERFQVYAQTLSSRSFPSGRHYWEVEGSESGGWRVGVAYPSIERRGDQSCIGDNNKSWCLRRWKNNKYSVIHDNKWTHLPHIPSCSRIRISLDYEAGRLSFYELSEPIRHLHTFTATFTEPLHAAFWVFGYNCWVRIIS, encoded by the coding sequence ATGgcggctgctgatctgagagCTGAACTGACCTGCTCCGTGTGCCGGGAGATTTATACCGACCCTGTAACCCTGTtgtgtggccataacttctgtCTCATCTGTATTGAGAGAACATGGGACTGGCAGAAGAGTATAGAGAATAAGCCTTCCTGCCCTGAATGTAGAAGGACATATAGAAGGAAACCTGAACTGGAAAGGAACCTGAGACTGAGGAACATAGCAGAGCAATTCCTTTCTACTGACCCACAGCAGGATGGGACTGGGAACTCTGGAGACTCAAAATGCTCCTCACACAACAAGATCCTGGAGTATTACTGCTATAAGGAtggtgtctgtgtctgtgtgtcctgctgccTTGTGGGAAaacacaggggccacagggtggagctgctgagtgaggcctctgagaagaagaaagagaaactgaGGAAAGTTCTggagaaactgaggccagagagagaggagactgagagaggagcccagagactgcaggagcgcaggagagaagtggcagaaaaagcagccggtgagacagagagagtcactgccctgtttagagacatcagggaacagctggaagccctagagaagagactcctgagtgacatctccagaCAGAAAAAGtttctctcactcacactcactgatctgatggaggagctggaaataaagaaggacgagctgtccaggaagatccgtcacattgaggagctgtgcaacatggcagatccactcactgtcctacaggaacgggaatcacatggagctgcagataatgaggggggcagagagagacatgatataaaggtccctgctgtaggggatctggatgtggatctgatctcagagacattactcacaggcttagctgccattgtgactggggtaaagggaaggatctatgggcaggaggctacagacctgttactggatataaacacggctcataatcttgtatctgtatcaggggacaggaaatctgcttcctactcacgTACAGACCAGTGTCacccacaatccccagagagatttcaggtttatgctcagactttaagcagcaggagtttcccctcagggcgacattactgggaagtggagggcaGTGAATCAGGGGGCTGgagggtaggggtggcctatcccagtatagagaggagaggggatCAGTCCTGTATTGGGgataataacaagtcctggtgtcTGCGCAgatggaaaaataataaatattcagtGATACATGACAATAAATGGACACATTTACCCCACATCCCTTCCTGCAGtagaatcaggatctcattggactatgaggccggacgtctgtccttttatgagctgagtgagccaatcagacacttacacaccttcactgccacattcactgagccccttcatgctgcattctgggtatttGGTTATAATTGCTGGGTGAGAATCATTAGTTAG